The Urbifossiella limnaea genome has a window encoding:
- a CDS encoding prenyltransferase/squalene oxidase repeat-containing protein, with protein MSRLIRPLRAAAAVGLAATFALNLVPATGQPPAAVPTAPPPSEKAAEKLSPVKVTNVKVEMKTAVTPRPLSDSVKKGLTWLVKSQQEDGGWNQGGGWRNQGPNGGRVEGKTVEDPSDVGNTCFALLALFRAGHTATTGDYKDAVAKGLRFVLGRVERAEGDSLYITDVRGTQLQGKIGPYVDTFLVNLVLAEMRGSAGPDEERLVAALTKTMNKIVRHQGADGGFANQGGWAPTLSMGLCNKSVARARQNGVEVDRRVLERALADAKTAAEGKALASGPAPAAVAALPAGKAKAGDPGAYAAPPGASAEGAFSGRSAGFAGAGGVGGGDAGVKLYSFGRGAGNTQDAVNGLRVDGAKAKEVLKDLKATDKQKEEARETVKRLGEAERANDKVQGQLAATVRDEKFVAGFGSNGGEEFLSFMHISESLVLKGGKDWTDWDTKMRTGLEKAQDGSGSWSGHHCITGRTFCTSAALLVMTADRTPFPVDVLRAQAEKRDAKE; from the coding sequence ATGTCCCGCCTGATCCGCCCGCTCCGGGCCGCCGCCGCCGTCGGGCTCGCGGCCACGTTCGCGCTCAACCTCGTCCCCGCGACCGGCCAGCCGCCGGCCGCCGTTCCCACCGCCCCGCCGCCGAGTGAGAAGGCGGCCGAGAAGCTGTCGCCGGTCAAGGTCACGAACGTGAAGGTCGAGATGAAGACGGCCGTGACCCCGCGGCCGCTGTCGGACTCCGTCAAGAAGGGGCTCACCTGGCTCGTGAAGTCGCAGCAGGAGGACGGCGGCTGGAACCAGGGCGGCGGCTGGCGGAACCAGGGGCCGAACGGCGGCCGCGTCGAGGGGAAGACGGTCGAAGACCCGTCGGACGTGGGGAACACGTGCTTCGCGCTGCTGGCCCTGTTCCGCGCCGGCCACACCGCCACCACCGGCGATTACAAGGACGCCGTGGCCAAGGGGCTGCGGTTCGTGCTCGGCCGCGTCGAGCGGGCCGAGGGCGACTCGCTGTACATCACCGACGTCCGCGGCACGCAACTGCAGGGGAAGATCGGGCCGTACGTGGACACCTTCCTGGTGAACCTGGTACTGGCCGAGATGCGCGGCAGCGCCGGCCCGGACGAGGAGCGGTTGGTCGCGGCGCTGACCAAGACGATGAACAAGATCGTGCGCCACCAGGGGGCCGACGGCGGGTTCGCCAACCAGGGCGGGTGGGCACCCACGCTGTCGATGGGGCTGTGCAACAAGAGCGTGGCGCGGGCGCGGCAGAACGGCGTCGAGGTGGATCGCCGGGTGCTGGAGCGGGCGCTGGCCGACGCCAAGACGGCGGCCGAGGGGAAGGCGTTGGCGTCCGGCCCCGCCCCGGCGGCGGTCGCGGCGCTCCCGGCCGGGAAGGCCAAGGCGGGCGACCCGGGGGCCTACGCGGCGCCTCCCGGCGCGTCGGCCGAGGGGGCGTTCTCCGGCCGTAGCGCCGGGTTCGCCGGCGCCGGCGGGGTCGGCGGGGGCGACGCGGGGGTGAAGCTGTACAGCTTCGGCCGCGGCGCCGGCAACACGCAGGACGCGGTGAACGGCCTCCGCGTCGACGGCGCGAAGGCGAAGGAAGTGCTGAAAGACCTGAAGGCGACCGACAAGCAGAAGGAAGAGGCCCGCGAGACGGTAAAGCGACTCGGCGAGGCCGAGCGGGCCAACGACAAGGTCCAGGGGCAACTGGCCGCGACCGTGCGAGACGAGAAGTTCGTGGCCGGGTTCGGCTCCAACGGCGGCGAGGAGTTCCTGAGCTTCATGCACATCAGCGAGTCGCTCGTGCTCAAGGGCGGCAAGGACTGGACCGACTGGGACACCAAGATGCGCACCGGCCTGGAGAAGGCCCAGGACGGCAGCGGCAGCTGGAGCGGCCACCACTGCATCACCGGGCGGACGTTCTGCACGTCGGCGGCGCTGCTCGTGATGACGGCCGACCGGACGCCGTTCCCGGTGGACGTGCTGCGGGCGCAGGCCGAGAAGCGCGACGCGAAGGAGTAA